A window of the Mus pahari chromosome 1, PAHARI_EIJ_v1.1, whole genome shotgun sequence genome harbors these coding sequences:
- the Prss23 gene encoding serine protease 23 yields MAGIPGLFILLVLLCVFMQVSPYTVPWKPTWPAYRLPVVLPQSTLNLAKADFDAKAKLEVSSSCGPQCHKGTPLPTYEEAKQYLSYETLYANGSRTETRVGIYVLSSGEGRAQGRDSEGTGRSRRKRQIYGYDGRFSIFGKDFLLNYPFSTSVKLSTGCTGTLVAEKHVLTAAHCIHDGKTYVKGTQKLRVGFLKPKYKDGAGGNNSSSPAMPDKMKFQWIRVKRTHVPKGWIKGNANDIGMDYDYALLELKKPHKRKFMKIGVSPPAKLLPGGRIHFSGYDNDRPGNLVYRFCDVKDETYDLLYQQCDAQPGASGSGVYVRMWKRPQQKWERKIIGIFSGHQWVDMNGSPQDFNVAVRITPLKYAQICYWIKGNYLDCREG; encoded by the coding sequence ATGGCTGGAATCCCAGGGCTCTTCATCCTTCTTGTCCTGCTCTGTGTGTTCATGCAGGTGAGTCCTTACACCGTTCCGTGGAAACCCACATGGCCGGCTTACCGCCTCCCTGTAGTCTTGCCTCAGTCTACCCTCAACTTAGCTAAGGCAGACTTTGACGCCAAAGCGAAATTGGAGGTGTCCTCCTCGTGTGGACCCCAGTGTCACAAGGGAACACCACTGCCCACCTACGAAGAGGCCAAGCAGTACCTTTCCTATGAAACCCTTTACGCCAATGGCAGCCGCACAGAGACTCGAGTGGGCATCTACGTCCTCAGCAGTGGTGAAGGCAGGGCACAAGGCAGAGACTCGGAGGGCACAGGGAGATCTCGCAGGAAGAGGCAGATTTACGGTTACGATGGCAGGTTTAGCATTTTCGGGAAGGACTTCCTGCTCAACTATCCTTTCTCCACATCGGTGAAGTTGTCTACTGGCTGCACCGGCACCCTGGTGGCTGAGAAGCACGTcctcactgctgcccactgcatACACGATGGGAAAACCTATGTGAAAGGGACACAGAAACTCCGAGTGGGCTTCCTGAAGCCCAAGTATAAAGATGGTGCCGGAGGGAACAACAGCTCGAGCCCAGCCATGCCAGATAAGATGAAGTTTCAGTGGATCCGTGTGAAGCGCACCCATGTGCCCAAGGGGTGGATCAAGGGCAATGCCAATGACATCGGCATGGATTATGACTACGCCCTGCTGGAACTCAAGAAACCCCACAAAAGAAAGTTCATGAAGATTGGTGTGAGTCCTCCAGCAAAGCTGCTCCCGGGGGGCAGGATCCACTTCTCTGGTTATGACAATGACCGGCCCGGCAATTTGGTGTACCGCTTCTGTGATGTCAAAGATGAGACCTACGACCTTCTCTATCAGCAGTGTGACGCCCAGCCCGGGGCCAGTGGTTCAGGGGTCTATGTGAGGATGTGGAAGAGACCCCagcagaaatgggaaagaaaaattaTCGGCATCTTTTCAGGGCACCAGTGGGTGGACATGAATGGCTCTCCACAGGATTTCAATGTGGCAGTTAGAATCACGCCTCTTAAATATGCCCAGATTTGCTATTGGATTAAAGGAAACTACCTGGATTGCAGGGAGGGGTGA